The following coding sequences lie in one Panicum virgatum strain AP13 chromosome 6N, P.virgatum_v5, whole genome shotgun sequence genomic window:
- the LOC120680034 gene encoding tricin synthase 1-like has product MDTTASGRGGDPAVATAGGVTVPNVHSNTDSSNKTLLKSQALYKYVLDTTVLPNEPECLRELRLLTDKHERRNMATPPDEAQLLRMLIRLMGARNTIEVGVFTGCSLLATALALPADGRVVAIDVSREYYEVGRPFFEKAGIAHKVDFREGPALERLHELLADARNLGAFDFAFVDADKPNYVRYHEQLLRLVRVGGAIVYDNTLWDGTVALPPDAPLSYHDRRISAAMRDLNAGLSADERVEVCQLTVADGITICRRVV; this is encoded by the exons ATGGACACCACGGCATCAG GGAGAGGCGGCGATCCTGCCGTGGCGACCGCCGGCGGCGTAACGGTACCGAACGTCCACAGCAACACCGACAGCAGCAACAAGACGCTGCTCAAGAGCCAAGCTCTGTACAAG taCGTCCTGGACACGACGGTGCTGCCGAACGAGCCGGAGTGCCTGCGCGAGCTGCGCCTCCTCACCGACAAGCACGAGAG GAGGAACATGGCGACGCCCCCGGACGAGGCGCAGCTGCTGCGGATGCTGATCAGGCTGATGGGCGCCCGGAACACCATCGAGGTGGGCGTGTTCACCGGCTGCTCGCTCCTCGCCACCGCCCTCGCCCTCCCCGCCGACGGCAGGGTCGTCGCCATCGACGTGAGCCGCGAGTACTACGAGGTCGGCCGCCCCTTCTTCGAGAAGGCCGGCATCGCGCACAAGGTGGACTTCCGCGAGGGCCCCGCGCTGGAGCGGCTGCACGAGCTGCTCGCCGACGCGCGCAACCTGGGCGCCTTCGACTTCGCCTTCGTCGACGCCGACAAGCCCAACTACGTGCGCTACCACGAGCAGCTGCTCCGCCTGGtgcgcgtcggcggcgccatCGTGTACGACAACACTCTGTGGGACGGCACGGTGGCGCTGCCGCCTGACGCGCCCCTGTCGTACCACGACCGGCGGATCTCGGCCGCCATGCGGGACCTCAACGCCGGGCTCTCCGCCGACGAGCGCGTCGAGGTGTGCCAGCTCACCGTCGCCGACGGCATCACCATCTGCCGCCGCGTCGTGTGA